Below is a genomic region from Vitis riparia cultivar Riparia Gloire de Montpellier isolate 1030 chromosome 16, EGFV_Vit.rip_1.0, whole genome shotgun sequence.
CCTCAGTGGATCAGCCCGGCTCTCCCCACCCGGACTCGGATGTAGCCAGGGCCTCTTGCCCTGACTCGTTGCCTCCTACGGTCCCCTTGGTCGAGTCAGGAAGGCCAGTCACCAACTGAAGGGATGGAATGTTGGCGACAAAGTTATAGATATCATTCTCCCCCTTCTTGACGGAGTAGGTGAAAAGGACCTCCAGTAGGGACAGGTCCAAGCTGAACAGCATGTCCAGAACACTGCAGCCCATCAGTACCCGGACAACGTTGGGATGGATCAGAGCCGGGGGAATCTGGGTGTAGTGGAGGAATTGCTTGAAAAGTGAAGGAAGCGGAAGACGAAGTCCCGCATTGAACTGCTCCTTGGAAAAGCAAA
It encodes:
- the LOC117932996 gene encoding uncharacterized protein LOC117932996; the encoded protein is MSSKKGKEATGAARQGGSGGRANRTELLNKKEFRDCFGIPNGVSIRLLEGDAMSTAKSGDNSICFSKEQFNAGLRLPLPSLFKQFLHYTQIPPALIHPNVVRVLMGCSVLDMLFSLDLSLLEVLFTYSVKKGENDIYNFVANIPSLQLVTGLPDSTKGTVGGNESGQEALATSESGWGEPG